The following proteins are encoded in a genomic region of Agromyces sp. CF514:
- the gap gene encoding type I glyceraldehyde-3-phosphate dehydrogenase: MTRIAINGFGRIGRNVVRALIERDADLELVAVNDLTSPAELARLLKYDTAGGRFGRSVEVDGDVLVIDGRRVKVLAERDPAKLPWDELGVDLVLESTGRFTDAEAAKAHITAGAKKVLVSAPAKGADSTLVYGVNTDAYNPETDVIVSNASCTTNALAPLAKVLDDLAGIEHGFMTTVHAYTQDQNLQDAPHSDPRRARAAAENIVPSSTGAAKAIGLVLPNLDGKLSGDAMRVPIPVGSIVELNATVAKDVTRDEVLAAYRAAAEGPLLGVLEYSDEPLVSSDIVGNPHSSIFDSELTRVDGKHVKVVAWYDNEWGFSNRVIDSLTLLGA; encoded by the coding sequence ATGACCCGCATCGCGATCAACGGCTTCGGACGCATCGGACGCAACGTCGTCCGCGCACTCATCGAGCGCGACGCCGACCTCGAGCTCGTCGCCGTCAACGACCTGACGTCCCCGGCCGAGCTCGCGCGCCTGCTCAAGTACGACACCGCCGGCGGCCGCTTCGGTCGCTCCGTCGAGGTCGACGGCGACGTGCTCGTCATCGACGGCCGCCGCGTGAAGGTGCTCGCCGAGCGCGACCCCGCGAAGCTCCCCTGGGACGAGCTCGGCGTCGACCTCGTGCTCGAGTCGACCGGCCGCTTCACCGACGCCGAGGCCGCGAAGGCGCACATCACCGCGGGCGCCAAGAAGGTGCTCGTCTCGGCTCCCGCCAAGGGCGCAGACTCCACGCTCGTCTACGGCGTGAACACCGACGCCTACAACCCCGAGACCGACGTCATCGTGTCGAACGCCTCGTGCACCACGAACGCGCTCGCGCCGCTCGCGAAGGTGCTCGACGACCTCGCCGGCATCGAGCACGGCTTCATGACGACCGTGCACGCCTACACGCAGGACCAGAACCTGCAGGACGCCCCCCACTCCGACCCGCGCCGCGCACGCGCCGCCGCCGAGAACATCGTCCCGTCGTCGACCGGTGCGGCGAAGGCCATCGGCCTCGTGCTCCCGAACCTCGACGGCAAGCTCTCGGGCGACGCCATGCGCGTGCCGATCCCCGTGGGCTCGATCGTCGAGCTCAACGCGACCGTCGCCAAGGACGTCACGCGCGACGAGGTGCTCGCCGCCTACCGGGCCGCCGCCGAGGGACCGCTGCTCGGCGTGCTCGAGTACTCCGACGAGCCGCTCGTGTCGAGCGACATCGTCGGCAACCCGCACTCGTCGATCTTCGACTCCGAGCTCACGCGCGTCGACGGCAAGCACGTCAAGGTCGTCGCCTGGTACGACAACGAGTGGGGCTTCTCGAACCGCGTGATCGACTCGCTCACGCTGCTCGGGGCCTGA
- a CDS encoding beta-L-arabinofuranosidase domain-containing protein yields MTMTTAPITSATAPATATATAHAVPVSPSRGALRPLGLDEVRITGGLWAERQRVNGTATLDHIEGWLEREGWLANYDLAVAGVLPEGRRGREFSDSEVYKYLEALSWEIGRLQAEADAAGRRATDGGADAAASVARLEARLRAIVARVAAAQEPDGYLNTRFGRPGQEPRWSDLEWGHELYCLGHLFQAAVARVRTRPDADDGLVEVARRAADLVCEVFGEGSDERICGHAEVEVGLAELGRALGEPRYLDQARLFVERHGRGTLADIEWGRSYYQDDVAVREAEALRGHSVRANYLAAGATDVAIETGDRELFAALDRQWARTRERRTYVTGGQGSHHQDEAFGEDWELPSDRAYSETCAGVASVMFSWRLLLANGEAKYADLIERTLFNVIETSPDASGTAFYYANTLHQRVPGAPADPDVVSPRAHSSLRAPWFDVSCCPPNTARTFASLAAYLATADAAGVQLHQYAPSVVRTVLEGGRDAAFEVETSYPRSGSVVMRMLEDSAEPWQLSLRVPAWAAGAALTLRPADDGPTQEWSAAPGMVSVSRAWRVGDEVVLDLPTDPRFVAPDSRVDAVRGCLVVERGPEVFALESVDLDGTPLAASDFADLRVDASVAPVDGASGAGVVVRLVDARTDAAADVPLVPYHAWAERGPSTMRVWIPSR; encoded by the coding sequence ATGACCATGACCACTGCGCCCATCACCTCCGCCACCGCTCCGGCCACTGCCACCGCCACGGCGCATGCCGTGCCCGTCTCGCCGTCGAGGGGTGCGCTGCGCCCGCTCGGCCTCGACGAGGTGCGCATCACGGGCGGCCTCTGGGCCGAGCGCCAGCGCGTGAACGGCACGGCGACGCTCGACCACATCGAGGGCTGGCTCGAACGCGAGGGCTGGTTGGCCAACTACGACCTCGCCGTCGCGGGCGTGCTGCCCGAGGGGCGTCGCGGCCGGGAGTTCAGCGACTCCGAGGTCTACAAGTACCTCGAGGCGCTGTCGTGGGAGATCGGGCGGCTGCAGGCCGAGGCGGATGCCGCGGGCCGGCGTGCAACGGACGGCGGAGCGGATGCCGCGGCATCCGTCGCCCGTCTCGAAGCCCGCCTGCGCGCGATCGTCGCCAGGGTCGCCGCTGCGCAGGAGCCCGACGGCTACCTGAACACGCGGTTCGGCCGGCCGGGGCAGGAGCCGCGCTGGAGCGACCTCGAGTGGGGGCACGAGCTGTACTGCCTCGGGCACCTGTTCCAGGCGGCGGTCGCCCGCGTGCGCACGCGGCCCGATGCCGACGACGGCCTCGTCGAGGTCGCGCGTCGTGCCGCCGACCTCGTGTGCGAGGTGTTCGGCGAGGGCAGCGACGAGCGCATCTGCGGGCACGCCGAGGTCGAGGTGGGCCTGGCCGAGCTGGGTCGCGCGCTGGGGGAACCGCGGTACCTCGACCAGGCCCGCCTCTTCGTCGAGCGCCACGGTCGGGGAACGCTCGCCGACATCGAGTGGGGCCGCTCGTACTACCAGGACGACGTGGCCGTGCGCGAGGCCGAGGCCCTGCGCGGACACTCGGTGCGGGCGAACTACCTGGCCGCAGGGGCGACCGACGTCGCCATCGAGACGGGCGACCGAGAGCTCTTCGCCGCACTCGACCGGCAGTGGGCGCGCACGCGCGAGCGCCGCACCTACGTCACGGGCGGGCAGGGCTCGCACCACCAGGACGAGGCGTTCGGCGAGGACTGGGAGCTGCCGAGCGACCGCGCCTATTCGGAGACCTGCGCGGGCGTGGCATCCGTCATGTTCAGTTGGCGCCTGCTGCTCGCGAACGGCGAGGCGAAGTACGCCGACCTGATCGAGCGCACGCTCTTCAACGTGATCGAGACGTCGCCGGATGCCTCGGGCACCGCGTTCTACTACGCGAACACGTTGCACCAGCGCGTGCCGGGCGCGCCCGCCGACCCCGACGTCGTGTCGCCCCGTGCGCACTCGTCGCTGCGGGCTCCCTGGTTCGACGTGTCGTGCTGCCCGCCGAACACGGCGCGCACCTTCGCGAGCCTCGCCGCGTACCTCGCGACGGCGGATGCCGCGGGCGTGCAGCTGCACCAGTACGCGCCGTCGGTCGTGCGCACCGTGCTCGAAGGCGGTCGGGATGCGGCGTTCGAGGTCGAGACGTCGTACCCGCGCTCGGGCTCGGTCGTCATGCGGATGCTCGAGGACTCGGCCGAGCCGTGGCAGCTCTCGCTGCGCGTGCCGGCGTGGGCGGCGGGCGCGGCGCTGACGCTGCGTCCCGCCGACGACGGGCCGACGCAGGAGTGGTCGGCGGCACCCGGCATGGTCTCGGTGTCGCGGGCCTGGCGCGTGGGCGACGAGGTCGTGCTCGACCTGCCGACCGATCCTCGGTTCGTCGCGCCCGACTCCCGGGTCGACGCGGTGCGCGGATGCCTCGTGGTCGAGCGCGGGCCCGAGGTGTTCGCCCTCGAGTCGGTCGACCTCGACGGAACGCCGCTCGCGGCATCCGACTTCGCCGACCTGCGCGTGGATGCGTCGGTTGCGCCGGTCGACGGGGCATCGGGTGCGGGCGTCGTCGTGCGACTGGTCGATGCGCGAACGGATGCCGCGGCCGACGTGCCCCTCGTGCCGTACCACGCGTGGGCGGAGCGGGGTCCGTCGACCATGCGCGTCTGGATCCCGTCCCGCTGA
- a CDS encoding MFS transporter — protein MMDRARIDPAHPPVPTGPDPSSALEPAARARARRAVAAASIGTALEWYDFFLYGAAAALVFPAVFFPAEDPATGVLLSFAVFATGFLARPIGGLASGYLGDRFGRKPVLLGTLVAMGAATTLIGVLPTYAQIGVVAPALRVLLRLVQGAATGGEWGGAALLAVESATGGAGRRGGLVQSALYAGLVLANLAFTVLVAVLDEAQFLAWGWRVPFVGSIVLVAVGIVLRRRVEESPEFAALVDGRRTSRHPLVDALRTPRNVFAVFLVRAGQNTTFYVVSVFCLGYAVSTLGFERWVALTALLVGAGLAVVLCPWWGAIGERIDPARLTAAALVGLAALAVPLFLALDSGSAALVIGVVALAIGVVNTAADGVQPMWFASLFEPGVRYSGLTLGREAGAIVGGGIAPLLAAALVSATGHWWPVAALMIVAAALAIAGAALARPVAATA, from the coding sequence ATGATGGATCGCGCCCGCATCGACCCTGCCCATCCGCCGGTGCCCACCGGCCCCGACCCGTCGTCGGCGCTCGAACCGGCCGCGAGGGCCAGAGCGAGGCGCGCGGTCGCCGCCGCCTCGATCGGCACGGCGCTCGAATGGTACGACTTCTTCCTCTACGGCGCAGCGGCCGCACTCGTGTTCCCTGCCGTGTTCTTCCCGGCCGAGGACCCCGCGACCGGCGTGCTCCTGTCCTTCGCGGTCTTCGCGACCGGGTTCCTCGCACGCCCGATCGGAGGCCTCGCGTCGGGGTACCTCGGCGACCGGTTCGGCCGAAAGCCCGTGCTGCTCGGCACGCTCGTGGCCATGGGCGCGGCGACGACGCTCATCGGCGTGCTGCCGACCTACGCCCAAATCGGCGTCGTCGCACCCGCGCTGCGCGTGCTGCTCCGGCTCGTGCAGGGCGCCGCGACCGGCGGCGAATGGGGCGGCGCCGCACTCCTCGCGGTCGAGAGCGCGACCGGCGGCGCGGGGCGCCGCGGCGGCCTCGTGCAGAGCGCGCTCTACGCGGGCCTGGTCCTCGCCAACCTCGCGTTCACGGTGCTCGTGGCCGTGCTCGACGAGGCGCAGTTCCTCGCGTGGGGCTGGCGCGTGCCGTTCGTCGGCAGCATCGTGCTCGTCGCCGTGGGCATCGTGCTGCGCCGGCGCGTCGAGGAGAGCCCCGAGTTCGCGGCGCTGGTCGACGGGCGCCGCACCTCGCGGCATCCGCTCGTCGACGCCCTGCGCACGCCTCGCAACGTGTTCGCGGTGTTCCTCGTGCGCGCCGGCCAGAACACGACCTTCTACGTCGTCTCGGTGTTCTGCCTGGGCTACGCGGTGTCGACCCTCGGGTTCGAGCGATGGGTCGCGCTCACGGCGTTGCTCGTCGGCGCGGGACTCGCCGTCGTGCTCTGCCCGTGGTGGGGTGCGATCGGCGAGCGCATCGACCCCGCCCGGCTCACGGCCGCGGCGCTCGTCGGGCTCGCGGCGCTCGCCGTCCCGCTGTTCCTCGCCCTCGACTCGGGATCGGCGGCGCTCGTGATCGGCGTCGTCGCCCTCGCGATCGGCGTCGTGAACACGGCCGCCGACGGCGTGCAGCCGATGTGGTTCGCCTCGCTCTTCGAGCCCGGCGTGCGCTACTCGGGCCTCACCCTCGGCCGCGAGGCCGGCGCGATCGTGGGCGGCGGGATCGCGCCGCTGCTCGCCGCGGCACTGGTCTCGGCCACCGGGCACTGGTGGCCCGTGGCGGCTCTGATGATCGTCGCCGCAGCGCTCGCGATCGCGGGTGCGGCGCTCGCGCGGCCGGTCGCGGCGACTGCCTGA
- a CDS encoding sugar ABC transporter substrate-binding protein, with the protein MRSRNRRMTRVGALLAAGALTIGLAACSGGDSGGGGSSLADAGAEGVDDGTTLTLWTRAPLEKQANLLVDAYNESHENQVELTVVPNDDYVAKVGAAAGSNGLPDLFAADIVYVPNWVKQGLFQDITANIDGFDFKDSINQGHLSAGTLDDKEYVLPFVLDLSMLFWNKDLATEAGLDAEAGPANLAEFAEWAKAIQGLDKPDTYGTATGLNCGGCLVFTWFPSVWADGEEVMNPEGTESLLASDTSKEIYSTWKDLWDSGAVLPSSKDEAGPTWTAAFTEGKVGIMPYPATLLSSTPFDVGVSGLVGPEGGASTFVGGDGIGVSKDSKKAAQAWNFLSWMMSEDAQVGVLAKDNDVVSRSDLADNEYSQKDPRLITINEVAGQGDTPVAINFQQAFNAPNSPWLTMVRNAVLGDASTIDADNDEITAVLSQ; encoded by the coding sequence ATGAGATCACGCAATCGCCGGATGACGCGGGTCGGGGCTCTGCTCGCGGCCGGTGCCCTCACGATCGGGCTGGCCGCCTGCTCCGGCGGCGACAGCGGCGGCGGAGGCTCGAGCCTCGCCGATGCGGGCGCCGAGGGCGTCGATGACGGCACCACGCTCACGCTCTGGACCCGTGCGCCGCTCGAGAAGCAGGCCAACCTGCTCGTCGACGCCTACAACGAGAGCCACGAGAACCAGGTCGAGCTCACGGTCGTGCCGAACGACGACTACGTCGCGAAGGTGGGTGCCGCTGCGGGCTCGAACGGACTGCCCGACCTGTTCGCGGCCGACATCGTCTACGTGCCGAACTGGGTGAAGCAGGGCCTCTTCCAGGACATCACGGCGAACATCGACGGCTTCGACTTCAAGGACTCGATCAACCAGGGCCACCTTTCGGCCGGCACGCTCGACGACAAGGAGTACGTGCTCCCGTTCGTGCTCGACCTCTCGATGCTGTTCTGGAACAAGGACCTCGCGACCGAGGCCGGCCTCGACGCAGAGGCAGGCCCCGCGAACCTCGCGGAGTTCGCCGAGTGGGCCAAGGCCATCCAGGGCCTGGACAAGCCCGACACCTACGGCACCGCGACGGGCCTCAACTGCGGCGGATGCCTCGTCTTCACATGGTTCCCGAGCGTGTGGGCCGACGGCGAAGAGGTTATGAACCCCGAGGGCACCGAGTCGCTGCTCGCGAGCGACACCTCGAAGGAGATCTACTCGACCTGGAAGGACCTCTGGGACTCGGGCGCCGTGCTCCCGTCGTCGAAGGACGAGGCGGGCCCGACCTGGACCGCTGCGTTCACCGAGGGCAAGGTCGGCATCATGCCGTACCCGGCTACGCTGCTCAGCTCGACCCCGTTCGACGTGGGCGTCTCGGGTCTCGTCGGCCCCGAGGGCGGCGCGTCGACGTTCGTCGGCGGTGACGGGATCGGCGTCTCGAAGGATTCGAAGAAGGCCGCGCAGGCGTGGAACTTCCTCAGCTGGATGATGAGCGAGGACGCCCAGGTCGGCGTGCTCGCGAAGGACAACGACGTGGTCTCGCGCTCCGACCTCGCCGACAACGAGTACTCGCAGAAGGACCCGCGCCTGATCACGATCAACGAGGTCGCCGGTCAGGGCGACACCCCGGTCGCGATCAACTTCCAGCAGGCGTTCAACGCGCCGAACAGCCCGTGGCTGACGATGGTCCGCAACGCCGTGCTCGGCGACGCCTCGACGATCGACGCCGACAACGACGAGATCACGGCGGTGCTCTCGCAGTGA
- a CDS encoding MerR family transcriptional regulator yields MRIGEVATRAGVSTRLVRYYEQQELLTSERGANGYRDYDESDVERVQRIASLVQSGVTTKLVKELMGLEDAAAEARPSCPRDVAEKLAAELVGIEARIACLTRSRDTIRDYLARTEHAAVLSEAEHEREVTLAHAPAAG; encoded by the coding sequence ATGCGCATCGGAGAAGTCGCGACCCGGGCGGGCGTGTCGACGCGCCTCGTGCGGTACTACGAGCAGCAGGAGCTGCTCACCTCCGAGCGCGGCGCCAACGGCTACCGCGACTACGACGAGAGCGACGTCGAGCGAGTGCAGCGCATCGCGAGCCTCGTGCAGTCGGGCGTCACCACCAAGCTCGTGAAGGAGCTCATGGGCCTCGAGGATGCCGCGGCCGAGGCCCGCCCGAGCTGCCCGCGCGACGTCGCCGAGAAGCTCGCGGCCGAGCTCGTCGGCATCGAGGCGCGCATCGCGTGCCTCACCCGGAGCCGCGACACGATCCGCGACTACCTCGCGCGCACCGAGCACGCCGCGGTGCTGTCGGAGGCCGAACACGAGCGCGAAGTCACCCTCGCGCACGCACCCGCTGCGGGCTGA
- a CDS encoding LacI family DNA-binding transcriptional regulator, with protein MARSGAGGQKAATLNDVARMAGVSLATASKAINGRDQVAPATRQRVIDAAEQLSFTPNSLARSLIAGRTGTVGLLTSDLEGRFVIPILMGAEDAFGAGQINVFLCDARGDTIREQHHLKALLNRRVDGIIVVGRQTDPRPSLGQGLPVPVVYAYAPSDDPADVSVTPDNVAGGRLAVEHLLSTGRRRIAHITGEPEYAAAQDRAIGVRAALAEAGLELVGDVMMSSWSEHWGRAAAGMLLAQHPDIDGIVAGSDQIARGVIDTLRDLGKSVPEDVSVIGYDNWEVLALNSRPELTSIDANLQQLGRTAAMRIFDAIDGGEPDRGVHHLPVRLVIRGSTIERR; from the coding sequence ATGGCACGCAGCGGTGCGGGGGGCCAGAAGGCCGCGACGCTCAACGACGTCGCGCGCATGGCCGGCGTCTCGCTCGCCACCGCCTCGAAGGCCATCAACGGCCGCGACCAGGTCGCCCCGGCCACGCGCCAGCGAGTGATCGACGCCGCCGAGCAGCTCTCGTTCACGCCGAACTCGCTCGCCCGCAGCCTCATCGCGGGCCGCACCGGCACCGTGGGCCTGCTCACGAGCGACCTCGAGGGCCGCTTCGTGATCCCGATCCTGATGGGCGCCGAAGACGCGTTCGGCGCGGGGCAGATCAACGTGTTCCTCTGCGACGCGCGCGGCGACACCATCCGCGAGCAGCACCACCTGAAGGCCCTGCTCAACCGCCGGGTCGACGGCATCATCGTCGTGGGGCGGCAGACCGACCCCCGCCCCTCGCTGGGCCAGGGGCTCCCGGTTCCCGTCGTCTACGCCTATGCCCCGTCGGATGACCCGGCCGACGTGTCGGTCACGCCCGACAACGTCGCGGGCGGGCGCCTCGCGGTCGAGCACCTGCTCTCCACCGGCCGACGCCGCATCGCGCACATCACGGGCGAACCCGAGTACGCGGCCGCCCAGGATCGCGCGATCGGCGTTCGGGCGGCACTCGCCGAGGCCGGGCTCGAGCTCGTCGGCGACGTCATGATGTCGAGCTGGAGCGAGCACTGGGGCCGCGCCGCCGCCGGCATGCTGCTCGCCCAGCACCCCGACATCGACGGCATCGTCGCCGGCTCCGACCAGATCGCGCGAGGCGTCATCGACACGTTGCGCGACCTCGGCAAGAGCGTGCCCGAAGACGTCTCCGTCATCGGCTACGACAACTGGGAGGTGCTCGCGCTCAACTCCCGGCCCGAGCTCACGAGCATCGACGCCAACCTCCAGCAACTCGGCCGCACCGCGGCCATGCGCATCTTCGACGCGATCGACGGCGGCGAGCCCGACCGCGGCGTGCACCACCTGCCCGTGCGGCTCGTGATCCGCGGGTCGACGATCGAGCGTCGCTGA
- a CDS encoding GNAT family N-acetyltransferase: MTRLTKPYGPLPFSLETERLRLQLWEESDAAGYRALVGERGDEPPTLDEARAEIRDARERAPERGIHLLTLRVRGTDEFLGYCGLVVGRTNLDEPEIAYELLRSAHGHGYATEAADAVVTAARATGRARLRSTTRPSNTASQRVLDKLGFRHDRTTADEHGDILWYVLDL; this comes from the coding sequence ATGACCCGCCTGACGAAGCCATACGGCCCCCTGCCCTTCTCGCTCGAGACCGAACGGCTGAGGCTTCAACTCTGGGAGGAGTCCGACGCCGCCGGATACCGCGCCCTCGTCGGCGAGCGCGGCGACGAGCCGCCCACGCTAGACGAGGCACGCGCCGAGATCCGCGATGCACGCGAGCGCGCGCCGGAACGCGGCATCCACCTGCTCACGCTGCGGGTGCGGGGAACCGACGAGTTCCTCGGGTACTGCGGCCTCGTCGTCGGCCGAACGAACCTCGACGAGCCCGAGATCGCCTACGAACTGCTGCGCAGCGCGCACGGGCACGGCTACGCGACCGAGGCCGCCGACGCGGTCGTCACTGCGGCGAGGGCGACCGGTCGCGCCAGGCTCCGGTCGACCACGCGGCCCTCGAACACGGCCTCGCAGCGCGTGCTCGACAAGCTCGGGTTCCGCCACGACCGCACGACCGCTGACGAGCACGGCGACATCCTCTGGTACGTGCTGGATCTTTAG
- a CDS encoding carbohydrate ABC transporter permease, giving the protein MSTALRGAGRVSPARRRRALTGWLFALPTALFVLLLFGLPLALVLQMSASDWPLLGGNQGWNLPQNYVDAADNRFFLDSVWFTLKYTVLTTVILLALSLGLAMLVQESTRWKGLLRTSFLVPSALGLASASLLFYVIYSPIAGPFAGLMKSWGFTFLGTPDGALWSTIFLIVWRYAGFYMLLMLVGLQGIPDDVYEAARIDGASRWQTFRSVTIPLLRPTLALTTVLCVTGSLLAFEQFYILTKGGPDNSTITVVQLIYGIAFQGQNDLGVAGALSVIVLLALVVINIAQIRAFGKKAED; this is encoded by the coding sequence GTGAGCACCGCCCTCCGCGGCGCCGGGCGGGTCTCGCCCGCTCGGCGCCGCCGCGCACTGACCGGCTGGCTCTTCGCCCTGCCGACGGCACTGTTCGTGCTGCTGCTCTTCGGCCTGCCGCTCGCGCTCGTGCTGCAGATGTCGGCGAGCGACTGGCCGCTGCTCGGCGGCAACCAGGGCTGGAACCTGCCGCAGAACTACGTCGACGCGGCCGACAACCGGTTCTTCCTCGACTCGGTCTGGTTCACGCTGAAGTACACCGTGCTCACCACGGTGATCCTGCTCGCGCTGAGCCTCGGACTCGCCATGCTCGTGCAGGAGTCGACGCGCTGGAAGGGGCTGCTGCGCACCTCGTTCCTCGTACCGAGCGCCCTGGGCCTGGCATCCGCATCGCTGCTCTTCTACGTGATCTACTCGCCCATCGCCGGGCCCTTCGCCGGGCTGATGAAGTCGTGGGGGTTCACGTTCCTCGGCACGCCCGACGGTGCGCTTTGGTCGACGATCTTCCTTATTGTGTGGCGGTACGCGGGCTTCTACATGCTGCTCATGCTCGTGGGCCTGCAGGGCATCCCAGACGACGTCTACGAGGCCGCGCGCATCGATGGTGCGTCGCGCTGGCAGACCTTCCGCAGCGTCACGATCCCGCTGCTGCGGCCCACGCTCGCGCTCACGACGGTGCTCTGCGTCACGGGCTCGCTGCTCGCGTTCGAACAGTTCTACATCCTCACCAAGGGCGGACCCGACAATTCGACCATCACGGTCGTGCAGCTCATCTACGGCATCGCGTTCCAGGGTCAGAACGACCTCGGCGTCGCCGGCGCCCTCTCGGTGATCGTGCTGCTCGCGCTCGTCGTGATCAACATCGCGCAGATCCGCGCATTCGGGAAGAAGGCGGAAGACTGA
- a CDS encoding MFS transporter — protein sequence MNDTTTLSRRSRAGRAPASALPWPALIVLGAATFVMVTAEMLPTAVLPQMSAGLGVSAAQTGLLVSIWAGVVVVGSLPLVRLTRRLDRRTVVVWSLVALALSAVATALAPFYALVVAARIVGALAVGLLWATTNALTADLVDDRDLARGVAVVLGGATLGMVIGTPLANLVAQGVGWRATFAGLAVATLVAAVAVRWVVRPAARATTATASGVTDAAARPAGRARRARGIRPMLAVVALVGLLLVGHYGVYTFITRMLAAAADPLPGGVGTLLLVFGLASAGGVALAGRFGARTERALVIAAVATGLALAALALVGGSPVLGVVVVVVWGVASGAVPPLAQTLMLRLAGAEHRDLAGALIPVVFNLGIAVGAAVASGLVDASGVASLPAFGATVVAASVVGLLLAFGRGRGRAAATKGARA from the coding sequence ATGAACGACACCACGACCCTCTCGAGGCGGTCCCGGGCCGGCCGGGCACCGGCATCCGCCCTGCCCTGGCCGGCCCTCATCGTGCTCGGCGCCGCGACGTTCGTCATGGTCACCGCCGAGATGCTGCCGACGGCGGTGCTGCCGCAGATGTCCGCGGGGCTCGGCGTGAGCGCGGCGCAGACCGGCCTGCTCGTCTCGATCTGGGCCGGCGTGGTCGTCGTCGGGAGCCTGCCGCTCGTGCGGCTCACCCGCCGTCTCGACCGGCGCACGGTCGTCGTCTGGAGCCTCGTCGCGCTCGCTCTGTCGGCCGTGGCGACCGCGCTCGCGCCCTTCTACGCGCTCGTCGTGGCGGCTCGCATCGTCGGGGCGCTCGCGGTCGGCCTGCTCTGGGCGACGACGAACGCGCTCACGGCCGACCTCGTCGACGACCGCGACCTCGCGCGCGGCGTCGCGGTCGTGCTCGGCGGCGCGACGCTGGGCATGGTGATCGGCACGCCGCTCGCGAACCTCGTCGCGCAGGGAGTGGGCTGGCGGGCGACCTTCGCGGGGCTCGCCGTCGCGACGCTCGTGGCCGCCGTGGCCGTGCGGTGGGTGGTGCGCCCGGCAGCGCGCGCGACGACGGCGACCGCGTCGGGGGTGACGGATGCCGCGGCGCGGCCGGCGGGGCGGGCACGCCGGGCACGCGGCATCCGCCCGATGCTCGCCGTGGTCGCCCTCGTCGGGCTGCTCCTCGTCGGCCACTACGGCGTGTACACGTTCATCACCCGGATGCTCGCCGCCGCCGCCGACCCGCTGCCCGGCGGCGTCGGCACCCTGCTGCTCGTGTTCGGACTCGCCTCGGCCGGCGGCGTCGCGCTCGCCGGACGCTTCGGCGCCCGCACCGAACGCGCACTCGTGATCGCGGCCGTCGCGACCGGGCTCGCGCTCGCGGCACTGGCCCTCGTCGGTGGGAGCCCGGTGCTCGGCGTGGTCGTCGTCGTGGTGTGGGGCGTGGCCTCGGGCGCCGTGCCTCCGCTCGCGCAGACGCTCATGCTGCGCCTCGCGGGTGCCGAGCACCGCGACCTGGCGGGCGCGCTGATCCCCGTCGTGTTCAACCTCGGCATCGCGGTCGGGGCGGCCGTCGCGTCGGGGCTGGTCGATGCGTCGGGCGTCGCCTCGCTTCCCGCGTTCGGGGCGACGGTCGTGGCGGCATCCGTCGTCGGCCTGCTGCTCGCGTTCGGTCGTGGTCGTGGTCGCGCGGCTGCGACGAAGGGCGCCCGCGCCTAA
- a CDS encoding carbohydrate ABC transporter permease, protein MSTTMPRRSRDPLAGVPPTDSTIAITAPNHRVARGARGAGGGATGRRTPPTSFAGIAMRTPYWVLTAGLALLFLYPLIWTAISSVSPLAGTNQTDGWGFGNYVTLANYQAGIWVYLLNSTFVSLLTVLLTLAVSLLGGYAFARFSFPGKDLLFLSTLAILMVPYATLLIPLYVLLNSVGLSNSLVGVALVLTMFQLPFSMFMMRISFESVPRELDEAAMVDGCSAWTMLWKVLVPAVKPGLITVGLFAFLAAWNDFMAPLILINDSNRMTLPLAISNLRGQVQGVVDYGATEAGVVVLALPCILLFLILQRHYVRGFMSGAFKG, encoded by the coding sequence ATGTCGACGACCATGCCGCGCCGCTCGCGCGATCCGCTCGCGGGCGTGCCGCCCACCGACTCGACCATCGCGATCACCGCACCGAACCACCGCGTGGCGCGTGGCGCCAGGGGTGCTGGCGGTGGCGCGACCGGGCGACGCACGCCTCCGACCTCGTTCGCGGGCATCGCAATGCGCACCCCCTACTGGGTGCTCACGGCCGGCCTCGCGCTGCTGTTCCTCTACCCGCTCATCTGGACCGCGATCTCGTCGGTCTCCCCGCTCGCGGGCACGAACCAGACCGACGGCTGGGGGTTCGGCAACTACGTCACGCTCGCGAACTACCAGGCGGGCATCTGGGTCTACCTGCTGAACTCGACGTTCGTGTCGCTGCTGACCGTGCTGCTCACGCTCGCGGTGTCGCTCCTCGGCGGCTACGCGTTCGCGCGGTTCTCGTTCCCGGGCAAGGACCTGCTGTTCCTGTCGACGCTCGCGATCCTGATGGTGCCGTATGCGACGCTGCTGATTCCGCTGTACGTGCTGCTGAACTCGGTGGGCCTGTCGAACTCGCTCGTGGGCGTCGCGCTCGTGCTCACGATGTTCCAGCTCCCGTTCTCGATGTTCATGATGCGCATCTCGTTCGAGTCGGTTCCGCGCGAGCTCGACGAGGCCGCGATGGTCGACGGATGCTCCGCCTGGACCATGCTCTGGAAGGTGCTCGTTCCTGCGGTGAAGCCCGGGCTCATCACGGTCGGCCTGTTCGCGTTCCTCGCGGCGTGGAACGACTTCATGGCCCCGCTGATCCTCATCAACGACTCGAACCGCATGACGCTGCCGCTCGCGATCTCGAACCTCCGCGGCCAGGTGCAGGGCGTCGTCGACTACGGCGCCACCGAGGCCGGCGTGGTCGTGCTCGCGCTGCCGTGCATCCTGCTGTTCCTCATTCTCCAACGCCACTACGTGCGCGGCTTCATGTCGGGCGCCTTCAAGGGATGA